The Thermodesulforhabdaceae bacterium genomic sequence CACCGGGAGTAATAAACGTCGTTACGGGACCAGGCATCCCAACAGGGGAAGCTTTGCTAGATCATCCCGCAGTGAGAGCAATATCCTTCACCGGAAGCACAGAAACCGGAAAACTCATCTATGCTCGCAGTTCCCAATTTGTAAGACGTCTAGTGCTGGAACTTGGCGGAAATTGTCCGGCTCTTATTGCTTCCGATGCCAGGTGGCAATCACATATCAAAGCCATGGTTCAGCAGACTTTCAAAAACAGCGGACAGTATTGTTACCGTATTACGCGGTTTATTGTGCATGAATCCATCTATGAAGAATTTGCCGAAAATTTCGTAAAAGTTACAAAAGAGCTTAAAGTGGGACATCCGAGAATTCCAGAAACAGACCTGGGTCCCCTTAATAACCAGCGCATTTACGAAAGATTCTGTCAGCAGGTTGAACGAGTTTTTGCGGGGGGAGCAAAACTTCTGTGCGGAAAGCTTCCCGACAGGAAAGAAGCTTCCAGTAGCTATTACTGTAGCCCTATGGTCTTTTCGGATATACCGGAAAATATTGGTGTCGCCCAGGATGAGTTTTTCGGGCCCGTGGCGTTTCTTTTTCGCTACCAGACCGACGAAGAAGCTCTAAGGCTGGCAAACGCTTCCAGATTCGGGCTCGCGGCTTACATATTTACAGAGGACGTGAATAGAATCTCTCTCTGGATGAACAATATCGAAGCAGGAAGCCTGTGGGTAAATTCCATTCATCAGGCGAGATTTGAAGCTCCTTTCGGGGGCTATAAAGAAAGCGGTCTGGGACGAGAAAAATCCTTTGCAGGATTTGAAGCTTTTACCGAACTGAAAACGGTCTACTGGAACGTTTTCGAAAAAACGTAGCATCCTCTTAGCAAGATGCTGATCATTGAACCGCTATAAAAAAATTTCTGTAAAGGAGACAGGCGATGGTGCCCATCATTTGTGTAGTAGGTTATCACGAAAGTGGCAAAACAACATTCATTGAGGCTCTCATTCCGGAATTGAAATGCCGTGGATATCGAGTGGGAACAATCAAACACGATGTGCACGGCTTCGACATAGACATAGAAGGAAAAGATACGTGGCGTCATCGCAAATCAGGAAGCGTCGCTGTAGCGCTCTCGTCACCTTCCAGAGTTACGCTTTTCAGAGAACTCAAAGAGGAAATGCCCATCGATGAATTGATTATGAGATTCTTCTGGGATGTGGATATCGTGATTGCCGAAGGTTTCAAAAAACTTCACTACCCGAAGATAGAAGTATTCCGAAAAGAAATTGCTGAAGAACCTCTGGCAAAATCTCTGGAAAATCTAATAGCTGTCGTATCCGATGATCCCGTAACGGTAGATGCACCAGTATTTCCTTTTAGAGATGTGAATCTGGTGGCGGATATGATTGAACAGAGATATTTAGCTACAAGAAAACCTTCCCTGGTAACTGTTCTTTTTGATGGAAAAAAGGTGCCCATGAACGATTTTGTCACCAAAATAGTCGAAAAAACCATTGAAGGCATGTGTAGCACTCTTCGTGGATGGAATAATCCATCAGAAATAACCATATCCATAAGGCGTCGTGAATCGCAATGAAATCAATCACTGGTGTAATTCTTGCCGGAGGAAAAAGTAGCCGTTTCGGGAGAAACAAGGCTCTCGAACCTTTCATGGGAGAACGTCTCATCGATCGCTCTATTCGACTCATCAAAGAATGGAGCGATCCGATCTTTGTAGTTTGTCAAAAACCGGAGGAATACTTTGGAGTCGAAGCAAATCTTGTGGCTGATCTCATACCCGATCAGGGTCCTCTTATGGGACTTTATACTGCTTTGCTGTTTAGTCCCGGTGAGTGGATTTTTCTGCGAGCTGTGGATATGCCTTTCCTGGAAAAAGGTTTTGCAGAGCTCTTAATAAGAAGAGCCCTGGAAGGAAATGCCGACGTGATAGTGCCTGTAAAGTCAGGACAATATGAGCCTCTATGCGCCTGTTACAATCTAAGGTGTATCCCCCATATAAAGCGAGCAATAGAGAAAGGTGGAGGACGAGTAATAAGCTTCTTTTCGAGAGTTCGAGTTGACGCCATCCCGGAAGAAATATGGGAAACAACAGACCCGACAGGGAAAAGCATTCTGAACATAAACACACTCCAGGATCTTGATGATGCGCTTCGAGAACTTTCGTGAAGCCTTCTTTGCTGTAGCCAGACGATCCAAAAAGCTCGGGATTGAAACCGTAAACATTGAGGAAGCTCTGGGAAGAGTTTGTTCAAAAACAGTTCGAGCTCTTTTGCCAAATCCTCCATTTTCAAATTCACGATGGGACGGGTTTGCTGTAAGAGCGGCGGATGTGGAGAGAGCAACCGTCGATCATCCAGTTGAACTTCGAATCAAAAAAGAACATGTCATCACAGCAGGAAGAACAGATCGGCTAATCGTGGAGCCGGGATGGTGTTGCCCCATTATGTCGGGTGCTCCTCTCCCTGAAGGAACCGATGCTGTGGTAAAGCTCGAAGACGTAGAATTAAAGGGAGATACAATACGGGTTAAAACTCCCGTATCATCCGGAGATGGGCTGTGGAAATCGGGAAGCTTTTGGAAAGCAGGAGAAGTGCTCGTCGATAAAGGAACGCGCATTCGCCCGTATAATGTCTTCAAGCTGGCTGAAGCTGGATTCAGGAGCGTAGAAGTTTTTAGAAAACCAAAAATTGCAATTTTCGCCGTGGGGGATGAACTGACGCCACCGGGAATTCCCTTAAA encodes the following:
- a CDS encoding aldehyde dehydrogenase family protein, which encodes MKLIDSCWINGLEVKPNSDLVVEDPAERVPIAAVPIAGKEEVQLAVEAAQKAFILWKSLPAEKRSEALYRLGLSIKAHRDELALILSREAGKPIRAAQSEVESSVDFLLYCAEEIKRLRGIAGDRFFILREPVGVCAIITPFNYPLSTLVTKIGPALATGCTVVIKPDEHTPLSTLLIAKLAHDAGFPPGVINVVTGPGIPTGEALLDHPAVRAISFTGSTETGKLIYARSSQFVRRLVLELGGNCPALIASDARWQSHIKAMVQQTFKNSGQYCYRITRFIVHESIYEEFAENFVKVTKELKVGHPRIPETDLGPLNNQRIYERFCQQVERVFAGGAKLLCGKLPDRKEASSSYYCSPMVFSDIPENIGVAQDEFFGPVAFLFRYQTDEEALRLANASRFGLAAYIFTEDVNRISLWMNNIEAGSLWVNSIHQARFEAPFGGYKESGLGREKSFAGFEAFTELKTVYWNVFEKT
- the mobB gene encoding molybdopterin-guanine dinucleotide biosynthesis protein B; this translates as MVPIICVVGYHESGKTTFIEALIPELKCRGYRVGTIKHDVHGFDIDIEGKDTWRHRKSGSVAVALSSPSRVTLFRELKEEMPIDELIMRFFWDVDIVIAEGFKKLHYPKIEVFRKEIAEEPLAKSLENLIAVVSDDPVTVDAPVFPFRDVNLVADMIEQRYLATRKPSLVTVLFDGKKVPMNDFVTKIVEKTIEGMCSTLRGWNNPSEITISIRRRESQ
- a CDS encoding molybdenum cofactor guanylyltransferase, whose product is MKSITGVILAGGKSSRFGRNKALEPFMGERLIDRSIRLIKEWSDPIFVVCQKPEEYFGVEANLVADLIPDQGPLMGLYTALLFSPGEWIFLRAVDMPFLEKGFAELLIRRALEGNADVIVPVKSGQYEPLCACYNLRCIPHIKRAIEKGGGRVISFFSRVRVDAIPEEIWETTDPTGKSILNINTLQDLDDALRELS